GGCCTTTGCCGCTTTAGGGGAGGACGCGCTGACGATCCGCGTTGGACCCGGCCGGACCCGTGCTCGTTACCGGCTTGAGGACGTGGAGGCAGTGGTCGCTTACCTCGAGGGGTACCTGAACCCCTCCAAGAAAGCCGCGGCAGAACAGGGGGCCACGAACGGTTGATGGGGCTTGTACCGTCCTCCCCCTTGCCTCGCCAGGGAGGACGGGAGGCTCGCACGTGAACGGAGAAGCTGCGGTTAAGGGGTTACACCACCTCCCACCCTTCGCGTTGGCGGCGCACCTGATCCAAACGGAACACCGCGTTCACCAGGCCGAGGTGGCTGAACCCTTGGGGGAAGTTCCCCAAGAGGGTGCGATCCTCGGGGTGCAGCTCCTCACTGTAGAGCCCGAGAGGGCTCATGTGATCGAGAAGCTTCTCCAGTGCCGCGCGGGCGTCCTTAAGGTCACCGGCAAGCGCGAGGGCTTCAACGAGCCAGAAGGAGACAAGGAGGAACGCGCCTTCGGGGCCGCCCACCCCGTCGTCAGAGCGTTCTGGAAGGTACCGGTAGAGCAAGGGATCCTCCCTTGCGGTTAAGTGTTCGCGCACCGCGCGTAGGGTGGACTGGAACCGCGCGTCGCTCGCGGGAAGGAAGCCCACCTCGGGCATGACCAGCACCGCGGCGTCCAGCGCCTCCGAGCCGTAGGCTTGCGTGAAGGCTTGCAGCTTAGGGTTCCATGCGCGCTCGAGGACCTCCGCGTGGATCTCCATCGCTTCCTGGGTCCACGCCTCCACGGGCGCGTCCACGCCGAGCTTGAGCGCAAGCGCGACGGCACGGTTGAGCGCCACCCAGGCCCAGATCTTGGAGTACGTGTAGTGCTGAGGGCCGCTGCGTGCTTCCCACACGCCGGAGTCCGGTTCGCGCCAGCGGCGCCGCACCACCTCGACCAGCTCGCGTAGTTTCTCCCACTCGGTGATCGTGAGGACGCCGCCATGCCGGTCGTACCGCACCGCAGCGTCCAGCAGGCTCCCGTAGATATCCAGCTGAAACTGGTGCACCGCCCCGTTCCCAATGCGAACGGGGCGGGAGTCCATGTACCCCCGGAGGGGGAGTTCGCGCTCGGGCAGGTGGTGTTCCCCCCGGATGCCGTACATGACCTGCAGGCCGTCAGCGTCGCCCAGGCACTGCTGTAGCAGCCAGTCGAAGTACGCGGTGCCCTCCTCGATATACCCGGCGTTGAACAGGGCGCGCAGCATGAAGGCCGAGTCGCGCACCCAGGTGTAGCGGTAGTCCCAGTTGCGCTGACCGCCCGGCCATTCGGGGAGGGAGGTGGTGGGGGCCGCGACGATCGCGCCGGTAGGTTCGTAGATCAAAAGCTTCAGCGTCAGGAGGCTGCGCTCCACCACGCCTCGGTAACGCCCGTGGTACCGCAATCGGTCGATCCAAGCCCGCCAGAACTGGCGCGTGAGCCAGAGGCGGCGCGGGGACTGGTAGCTGCGCACCGGGTGCACCTCGTGCGCGCCCCAGTCAGCTACCATCCAAGCCTCGTTCCCCGCTTCAATGGTAAAATGCCCCACTGCGCGGTTCCCATCGATCTCGAGCGGTACGTTGCTCGAGAGGCTGATGGAGCCCTCTCGGGGGTGACGGGCGAGGATCCCGTAGGGGCTAGGGTCGTACAGCGCGGCGTGCAGGCCGTACCCGAAGCGGGGCTCGAAGATCACCTCCATGGGCACTTCGCCCCGCACGCCCTCGATCATCCGGTGGATTTCCGCGGTCGGTACCCGCCGCCCTGGCACGTACGGCATGAAGTCCCGCAGGCGCGCGGTGCCTTTGGCCGTGACGAACTCCGTGACCAGGATGTTCGTGCCGCGCTCGTAGTGCTGCCGTGCTTGGAAGGGAATCGCGGGCCGCACGGCGAACCGTCCAGCGCGCGGGTCAAGCAGCGCCGCGAACACCGCGGGGGAGTCGAAGTCGGGGAGGCACGCCCAGTCCACGGAACCATCGGCCCCCACCAGGATCGCCGTCCGGTTGTCTCCGATCATGCCGTACGCAGCAAGGGGTTTGTACTCAGGGAGGTGTTGCGGATCAAAGGAGAACGACTGCATAAGGCCTCCTACCGGGGCGGGACGCTGACGAGGCTGACGTAGTCCCCCTCCCGGACACCGTGGCGTTCAAACCACCCCTGGTTTACCTCCAGCGCGCCCCTATAGGCCACGCCAGGGGTGTACACAGGACAAGGATCCGCCAGGCACGGCTCCATGTCCATGATGCGCAGGATCACGCCCTCCCCGTCAAAGAACGCGATCGAGAGCGGAATGCGCGTGTTCTTCATCCAAAACCCCGTATCCGTGGTGCGCGGGAACAAAAACACCATCCCGCGGTCCTCGGGGAGGGAGTCGCGGAACATCAACCCCCGCGCCCAACGTTCAGGGGTGTCCGCGATCTCCACAACGAGCTCGAGCGTGCGTTCTGAAGTCACGACGAGCAGGGTGCCTTCCGGGAATTTCGGCCCGGGCGGTACGCGGCTTTGCAGCTGAAAGGCCACAAAGTACCCGTACGCTCCTAAGAAGGAAAGCATCCCGATGAGAAGCCATTTCAAGCGCGCCATCGTCGCTGCACCTCGATCCGCACCTGCTCAACTATAACCTCCGGGGGCTGGGTTGCGTCGAGCACCACGAAGCGCTGGGGTTCCGCCCTGGCCAGGACCCGATACCCTTCCCGGACCCGTCGATGGAAGGCGAGGCTTTCCTGCTCGAGCCGGTCCCGCTCCGCTTTCCGGGCGAGCCCCACCTCCGGCGGCAGGTCGAGCAGGAAGGTGACGTCGGGCACCAACCCCTCCAGCACTGGTTGGCTGACCGCTCGGAGCCACTCGAGGTCCAGCCCGCGGCCGAACCCCTGGTAGGCGTAGGAGGAGTCCACGAACCGGTCCGAGATCACGACCTGCCCCGCGGCGAGGGCCGGGCGAATCACGTGCCGCACGTGCTCGGCCCGATCCGCGGTGTACAGGAGGAACTCCGTGACGGGATCCATGCTTTCCGAGAGCAGCCACTGGCGCACCGCGCGCC
This region of Marinithermus hydrothermalis DSM 14884 genomic DNA includes:
- a CDS encoding glycoside hydrolase family 15 protein, with product MQSFSFDPQHLPEYKPLAAYGMIGDNRTAILVGADGSVDWACLPDFDSPAVFAALLDPRAGRFAVRPAIPFQARQHYERGTNILVTEFVTAKGTARLRDFMPYVPGRRVPTAEIHRMIEGVRGEVPMEVIFEPRFGYGLHAALYDPSPYGILARHPREGSISLSSNVPLEIDGNRAVGHFTIEAGNEAWMVADWGAHEVHPVRSYQSPRRLWLTRQFWRAWIDRLRYHGRYRGVVERSLLTLKLLIYEPTGAIVAAPTTSLPEWPGGQRNWDYRYTWVRDSAFMLRALFNAGYIEEGTAYFDWLLQQCLGDADGLQVMYGIRGEHHLPERELPLRGYMDSRPVRIGNGAVHQFQLDIYGSLLDAAVRYDRHGGVLTITEWEKLRELVEVVRRRWREPDSGVWEARSGPQHYTYSKIWAWVALNRAVALALKLGVDAPVEAWTQEAMEIHAEVLERAWNPKLQAFTQAYGSEALDAAVLVMPEVGFLPASDARFQSTLRAVREHLTAREDPLLYRYLPERSDDGVGGPEGAFLLVSFWLVEALALAGDLKDARAALEKLLDHMSPLGLYSEELHPEDRTLLGNFPQGFSHLGLVNAVFRLDQVRRQREGWEVV
- a CDS encoding DUF192 domain-containing protein, with product MARLKWLLIGMLSFLGAYGYFVAFQLQSRVPPGPKFPEGTLLVVTSERTLELVVEIADTPERWARGLMFRDSLPEDRGMVFLFPRTTDTGFWMKNTRIPLSIAFFDGEGVILRIMDMEPCLADPCPVYTPGVAYRGALEVNQGWFERHGVREGDYVSLVSVPPR
- the tmk gene encoding dTMP kinase; protein product: MKPGFFITFEGPEGSGKSTQAAHLAAWLRQQGVSVVVTREPGGTPLGRAVRQWLLSESMDPVTEFLLYTADRAEHVRHVIRPALAAGQVVISDRFVDSSYAYQGFGRGLDLEWLRAVSQPVLEGLVPDVTFLLDLPPEVGLARKAERDRLEQESLAFHRRVREGYRVLARAEPQRFVVLDATQPPEVIVEQVRIEVQRRWRA